Proteins encoded by one window of Musa acuminata AAA Group cultivar baxijiao chromosome BXJ2-9, Cavendish_Baxijiao_AAA, whole genome shotgun sequence:
- the LOC135622327 gene encoding horcolin-like — MAEAVIKVGTWGANGGSHWDMGPADHIKSIKICAMAVVDSIAFMYVVGETAEDTPRYGGPGGAPNLIKFFDEEYLTAISGYIGEYGGTPCISQLTFTTNMGTYGPYGDGGGAPFNLPVEEGKIARFYGRAGTYLKAIGVYLKPN, encoded by the exons ATG GCGGAAGCAGTGATCAAGGTGGGGACCTGGGGTGCGAACGGAGGGTCCCACTGGGACATGGGGCCTGCCGACCACATCAAGAGCATCAAGATATGCGCCATGGCAGTAGTCGACTCAATCGCCTTCATGTACGTGGTCGGAGAGACGGCCGAAGATACTCCCCGATATGGAGGCCCCGGCGGTGCACCCAACCTG ATCAAATTTTTTGACGAGGAATACCTCACTGCAATCTCGGGATACATCGGAGAGTACGGTGGAACTCCTTGCATATCTCAGCTCACATTTACCACTAATATGGGAACCTATGGACCGTACGGGGATGGCGGCGGAGCTCCTTTCAACCTTCCTGTGGAAGAGGGTAAGATCGCGCGCTTCTATGGACGTGCAGGTACCTATCTTAAAGCCATTGGCGTCTACTTGAAGCCAAACTAG
- the LOC103999021 gene encoding auxin-responsive protein IAA16 isoform X1, producing MASGSLGLEETELRLGLPGGGGGEAEAAKNSCKRGFAETIDLKLKLQTPVDAEEQIMEKARGSLPSQRNLGVFCGSDPEKPPAPKAQVVGWPPVRSFRKNILSAHSEKGSKEGGEKPGNPVAAFVKVSMDGAPYLRKVDLKMYRSYQELSMGLQKMFGSFTSGNCGSQGMSGRDFMNEREVMDLLNGSEYVPTYEDKDGDWMLVGDVPWEYVSMLSRELQAIEIFVIILFQLFLQTCITDSISTWSRMFVDSCKRLRIMKGSEAIGLAPRAMEKCKNRS from the exons ATGGCGAGTGGGTCGTTGGGGTTGGAGGAGACCGAGCTGCGCCTGGGGTtgcccggcggcggcggcggggaagCCGAGGCCGCGAAGAACTCCTGCAAGAGGGGGTTCGCTGAGACTATCGATCTGAAGCTGAAGCTTCAGACCCCGGTGGACGCAGAGGAACAGATCATGGAGAAAGCAAGAGGCAGCTTGCCGAGCCAGAGGAACCTTGGTGTTTTCTGTGGCAGCGATCCCGAGAAGCCACCTGCTCCCAA GGCACAGGTTGTGGGTTGGCCTCCAGTTCGATCATTCAGGAAGAACATCCTCTCAGCTCACTCTGAGAAGGGAAGCAAGGAGGGAGGTGAGAAGCCCGGCAACCCGGTGGCCGCCTTCGTCAAGGTCAGCATGGACGGCGCTCCGTACCTCCGTAAGGTGGATCTGAAGATGTACAGAAGCTACCAAGAGCTCTCCATGGGCCTGCAGAAGATGTTCGGCTCCTTCACCAGTG GAAACTGTGGCTCTCAGGGGATGAGCGGGAGGGACTTCATGAACGAGAGAGAGGTGATGGATCTTCTGAATGGATCTGAGTATGTGCCAACCTACGAAGACAAGGATGGCGACTGGATGCTCGTCGGAGATGTTCCATGGGAGTATGTTTCTATGTTGTCGAGGGAACTGCAGGCCATTGAAATCTTTGTGATCATCCTGTTTCAGTTGTTCTTACAAACTTGCATCACTGACTCCATTTCAACTTGGTCCAGGATGTTTGTTGACTCCTGCAAGCGTCTGAGGATAATGAAGGGATCAGAAGCCATTGGACTTG CCCCAAGAGCCATGGAGAAATGCAAGAACAGAAGCTGA
- the LOC103999021 gene encoding auxin-responsive protein IAA30 isoform X2 produces the protein MASGSLGLEETELRLGLPGGGGGEAEAAKNSCKRGFAETIDLKLKLQTPVDAEEQIMEKARGSLPSQRNLGVFCGSDPEKPPAPKAQVVGWPPVRSFRKNILSAHSEKGSKEGGEKPGNPVAAFVKVSMDGAPYLRKVDLKMYRSYQELSMGLQKMFGSFTSGNCGSQGMSGRDFMNEREVMDLLNGSEYVPTYEDKDGDWMLVGDVPWEMFVDSCKRLRIMKGSEAIGLAPRAMEKCKNRS, from the exons ATGGCGAGTGGGTCGTTGGGGTTGGAGGAGACCGAGCTGCGCCTGGGGTtgcccggcggcggcggcggggaagCCGAGGCCGCGAAGAACTCCTGCAAGAGGGGGTTCGCTGAGACTATCGATCTGAAGCTGAAGCTTCAGACCCCGGTGGACGCAGAGGAACAGATCATGGAGAAAGCAAGAGGCAGCTTGCCGAGCCAGAGGAACCTTGGTGTTTTCTGTGGCAGCGATCCCGAGAAGCCACCTGCTCCCAA GGCACAGGTTGTGGGTTGGCCTCCAGTTCGATCATTCAGGAAGAACATCCTCTCAGCTCACTCTGAGAAGGGAAGCAAGGAGGGAGGTGAGAAGCCCGGCAACCCGGTGGCCGCCTTCGTCAAGGTCAGCATGGACGGCGCTCCGTACCTCCGTAAGGTGGATCTGAAGATGTACAGAAGCTACCAAGAGCTCTCCATGGGCCTGCAGAAGATGTTCGGCTCCTTCACCAGTG GAAACTGTGGCTCTCAGGGGATGAGCGGGAGGGACTTCATGAACGAGAGAGAGGTGATGGATCTTCTGAATGGATCTGAGTATGTGCCAACCTACGAAGACAAGGATGGCGACTGGATGCTCGTCGGAGATGTTCCATGGGA GATGTTTGTTGACTCCTGCAAGCGTCTGAGGATAATGAAGGGATCAGAAGCCATTGGACTTG CCCCAAGAGCCATGGAGAAATGCAAGAACAGAAGCTGA